The genome window AACCAGCCACGTTTGGCTTCATGAATCAGTTTTGCACATCCAGGACAAATGACTAATGGGAAAAAGATTTCATAAGTGGGTCAGTAAATACTGGACAGCACTGCTTGGCTGACTTCCAAGTGTGTGAGTCTTTATCATTGATTTTTGCTGCCGCATCCCATCAGAGCGAGGACACTGCAAAACTCGAACTGCTTCTCGGATATCACATTTCTCCTTGCTTCACCtctgtgcattttttttcttaataaatCTTTCACAGAGATCTGTTTCAGTAACTTCAGTATCTGTGGAGCTCTGCACCAACACTCCTTCCCGTTCATGTGCACTTAACACGAAAACCCAGATCTGTGTGAAGTTCCCACCGCAACAACTACAGATTAGTCATTGCTTGATGACAAAAACAGCATGTATTGACTCtcaagaaaggaaggaaggtcTCTACCATCTCTACCAAATGGCTCCAACATCTATTCTGTATCATgcaggttgttgtttttctaaACTAGGTACGCAGGTAGAGTGCATCACAGGTTTGTGTCGTACAAAAATTCTATCAATGACTTAGATAAAGTGAGCACTAAGGTTAATGTATCTTGATGCAGTGCATGTCAAAGCACACAAAGACGACAGCAAAAAGAGATTGTCAGTTGGTTGTCAGATGACACGGTTTCACCATTACAGATGCATAGGTGAAGCAGAGAACAAGGAGGTGGTATAAAACACAGTTTCATATTAAAGCTATTGCTCCATATGAACAAAAGGGCCTTTTTTTCACAGGCTGAATGGCATAAAATACAGCGagagtagggctgctcgattatgacaaaaaacataatcacgattattttggccaatattgagatcccgattatttaacacgattactcattaacttttaaaacaacatagaaaataaataacttgacttttaaactgtgaattcaactgaaaaattaatgtaaagaaatagcacagatgaaccactgtaaggaaagtggtgcgctgtggatttataccacaagaaaagagaggatccttgcaaaatggaatgtggcacaataatcgttttaactcgattattttgtttttgtaattgttgaagccaaaattgacgattacaattaattttcgattaattgcacagccctaagcGAGAGGATATACCATCGGGTGGTAGACCCATTCATCAGCCGTTATTAGGCCGTTTGGAGATTATCAGCCTATTCTCTGCCTTTTTAAGTATATGGgtgtaaaataattatttccttTCAGATTAGGAATTTAGCATACTGCATGATATACAGTGGCTACTAAAAGTAGGAGACCTAGAAACAGAAAAGTTAAGCCATAAAAAGAAATATTCATAATAAATGCACTAATTCTGGAATGTGAGCAAATATGTGAAATTGAGTATgttaacagaataaaaaattaaGATTACCTTTCTTCAACTGATGCACAAAAGATGCTCTTTGGAACAATCtcaaacatcataaaaacaataaatgctATAATTTACACTTAGATGGTATTCATTTTCTGATTCATGTGAAGAAAACTGCCTTATGGAATTGCAAAAAAGGCAACAAAAAAGGAGCATTAGTGGTCTCAGATTTCTGGCTCCCACTGTATATCGTGGCCTCACAAAATATTTGAACATATTTTGAGGTGGACATGTTAGGTTCACACACGTTTCCAGCAGAGTAACATATGGCTATATCCACTAACATTTGACAAATACTGTAttcttaacattttaaatagtatgtttgttgttttaatatttaaattctaactcatttcatttctgaaatgttttgcttgaaaagtgctctctttaaaacaaatacttgctcacattttttgaaaattgGACTCAAGTGTACAAATAAATTTTGAAGCCATTGTTTATCTGCATTATGTCCGCGACCCTGCTGTCTAGACATCGGTATTGTCATCAGCCATTGCGAAACTCCATTTCTCTcgaacactaacacacacacacacacacacacacacacacacacacacacacacacacacacacacacacacacacacacacacacacacacacacacgtgaacaGTAATAATTTCTGTCACGCGTTTCTCCTGCTCGCGTTGGAAGTGGCCGATGCGCGGCCGGTCTCGTGCTCCGGTCTGTATTTGAGCCAGCAGAGGAGCCACGTAACCACCACGGAGACCATGGCGAGGATGCTCGCGACAGACAAGCAGAGCGGTCCCGCGGGCGAGGGCGGCCCGCCGTGGCTGTGCACGAATATCAGGCCCATGAACAAGAGCACGAGCATGGAAAGGAAAGAGAAGATGACGCACACGCATCCAGCGGTCAGCGCGAGCCGCCTACAGTTGTGGCAACTCTCGTAGCGCGAGACGGAGTCTTGGGACAGCGTCGTCGCGGTGGACATCGTCGTGGTGGACGGCGTCGCGTGTCCCGCCATGGACGCGTCCTCCTCGCGTCTGAGCGCCACGAGCGCCGGATGCAGGGGAGGCGGGTGGGGCGGCAGCGCATCTTGAGGCAAAGGGTCCGAGTCGATATAGAGAGGGAAGTCCTCGGTGACCTTGGTGTTGTTGGGCAGGTTCTGTATCCGATAGTCTGGCACGGGCGTCCGGTGACGGCACACGGGGCAGCTGATACGCCACGGCCGCTCCTCGCGCAAGTGCAGCGCGTGCAGGCACTCCTCGCAAAACGTGTGCAGGCACTCCAAAATTTTGGGCGCCCTACGGTCGAGGTCGAAATAGTTGTAGCAGATTTTACACTCGTACTCCTCGTAGGGAAACGCCGCGGATGCCGGTGTACCGGGCGGCTCTGGCCCGTTAGCTGCTACATCCGCCGCTGCCATGGCATCCCGCCTCACATCATCACCGACAACACAATGAGCGCGAGCCAGTCACGCGCCTTCCTCCTTCTCTTTATCTTGATCGGTGAAAAAACGTGCTTCCGTTAAACCCGGTGCCTACGGACATGTTTGTGTCATAATTAACGGTTGTCAGCCTAGGAGGTGATGTAATGACAATCGCGTGGGCTGCTGCTCATGCAGCCGACCTCACAGAAGCCCGGTTGCTTCCCAGATGTGTTGACGGGGACGGCCCGCGTCATCATCGTTGCACAGCGCAATCAAAGCATCGCTAAATCAAAGCGTCAGGCGCGCGTCCGGGTCAAACGACACGCGCCGTTCACAAATCTTCGGCTGGTGGACGCAGTGAATGTGTACGTCATATTTAACTCTTCTTTTGCTATCCAGATCTGTTTATTCATTGGTCCTTCTTTAAAACAAACCGGACTCTGTGTGGTTACAGCTCTTCGCGTTTGTTGTCTATTCTGAGTCATACCTGTTGTTTCCATAGAAACTAATATCCTCGAAACATGATGACTTTAGGAAGGTGCTATTGTTATGACGGTTACCTTTGAGGAGGAAACTATTTCAAATTTACTGGCATAAAGTTCCACACAATCCACATtcctcataaaaataaaaatgatttttggacTCAGATAATAGGCTAATTGACCTGGATTTCTATGAAGTACATTTTAATGTCCTATCAAACACCATATGTagctattaaaataaaatattaaattaaaatgtatcacACATTTGAaagatgaaaatgtaattaatatattttaaattaaaatattacacaGTAACCTGTtgtatgttttatattacgTATTTAGTGTGCATTTAATAATTAGTGTCATTATTATGAATCACATCACTTTtcattagtttagttttttgtaACATCCATTTACCAAAAGACAGTTCCCTTATGACGTCATCTGACAGAAAATGACAACAACACAACTGTCAATACtacaaaatgctttttaattttgtttggaGACACAAGATACTACactatataaaaaaactgttatAATGAACTCGTATGAAACTGGTGGCTGTAACTTTTTAGACTTTAATACgttaaacaatacatttaaatacaaagttAAGTGGATAGGGCAACTTCTTAGAAATCCTAACTCCATCTGGAATATTATCTCCCTCCATATTTTCTCTCAGTTAGGTGGCATACATTTCCTTTCTTGTTTGTAACTATCAACAAAATACCTAAGCTTTCTGATTTTCACCAACAAGCACTTTTGGCTTGGAAATTAATTTACAAACATAATTTTTCACCACATGTATTATATATGGAACAATAAGgacattttatataaacaaaaaaacacttttctttTGGAACTGGTTTcagaaaaatattgttctggTGGACCAGTTATCTGATGGTTATctctttacatacagtatgacaCATTTTTGAAGCACTATAACATCCCTGTACCACCTGGAGAATTTGCAAAAGTCTTTGGTGCGATCCCTGCAGGCGTTTGCATGCTATTTAGCCTAAACAACAGAGGAGACTGGACTATCAACAACTCCCCACCTTTACACCCAAACAATCTCCTGTGGGGGAAATATGTTTCTCTTCTCAtggacaaaataataataaattaattagaACTATGTTCCAAATGTAATTACATGGAGTCAATTTGTGAATGATGTCAATTGGAAGAAAGTTTGGCTTTTGCCTAATCTCTATTTTGTTACAAACAAGGTTAAATAGGTAACCTTTAAACTTATTCACAGAATATACCCGGTTAAATGTTTTCtagtttaaaagtttaaaaagcaTATAAATGTTAGTTGTAGCCTACGTAATTAATGTAAAGAGACCGctattcatttgttttggtgCTGCCCtctggttgttgttttttggctAAATTTACTTGACTTTCTTGTTGAAAATATCGATAGCAATTTCATTTTACAATGAAAACATGTATTATTAGGTCTGTTTGCCAATCAGAAAGACAAATAAATCCACacttatttgattttattattttaatgttccaTATTCATACATGTAAATTTTCTGTGCCTTAACCATGCTTTAAAGCATTTAAGGAAGAAAAAATGTACTATGTTAACTTAATCTTACCCTCCAAAAACCAGAAAGCTTGTCATATTCTGCAGGCAactattttcatgtatttatatAACTTTGCTTATTCCCCCTagcaaaatgtgttatttttatatactttttgttatataatttttttgggTTACACTAATTGTATTGGTTACAATATtgttattcaataaaaaaactggCAACGTATTTATGAATTCTGTGATATTTTATGGTCGTCTTACCATCCTTCACTCAGATCTACATTTTCATACCCTTTTGGCACCCTGTACATGGTTTCCATTCTGTAAATAATGATATAAGTATAAATAATAAGCTTAATAAGGCATAGATTTTCTGAAATTAGTGAATAAATCCATATataatttaactttaaatagtttatttgttttacttactaacacttctttaaattaaaacaaaaatatatacatttttcaagtTAGCCTACAGAGGTCAAGAGATAACCGTATAACAGGAAAGACCCACCTGGGACAGCCATTTTCCGCAAACAGGCCGTCTTCCTCAGGCCAGCCAATCAAAACGAGCAAAAGTCAATACATCAGCATTGACTGAATGAGCGTGCAT of Triplophysa rosa linkage group LG14, Trosa_1v2, whole genome shotgun sequence contains these proteins:
- the LOC130564858 gene encoding E3 ubiquitin-protein ligase RNF186, producing the protein MAAADVAANGPEPPGTPASAAFPYEEYECKICYNYFDLDRRAPKILECLHTFCEECLHALHLREERPWRISCPVCRHRTPVPDYRIQNLPNNTKVTEDFPLYIDSDPLPQDALPPHPPPLHPALVALRREEDASMAGHATPSTTTMSTATTLSQDSVSRYESCHNCRRLALTAGCVCVIFSFLSMLVLLFMGLIFVHSHGGPPSPAGPLCLSVASILAMVSVVVTWLLCWLKYRPEHETGRASATSNASRRNA